A window of Castanea sativa cultivar Marrone di Chiusa Pesio chromosome 1, ASM4071231v1 contains these coding sequences:
- the LOC142615027 gene encoding temperature-induced lipocalin-1, protein MAKKEMEVVKGVDLNRYMGRWYEIASFPSRFQPKNGANTRATYTLREDGTVNVLNETWTDGKRGYIEGSAYKADPNSDEAKLKVKFYVPPFLPIIPVVGDYWVLYLDDDYQYALIGQPSRKYLWILCRQTHLDEEIYNQLVQKAIDEGYDVSKLHKTPQSDPPPSEEEGPKDTKGFWYFKSLLGK, encoded by the exons ATGGCCAAGAAAGAGATGGAAGTGGTGAAGGGTGTGGACCTAAACAGGTACATGGGACGGTGGTACGAGATAGCTTCATTCCCATCAAGGTTTCAGCCCAAGAATGGTGCGAACACAAGGGCTACATACACTCTGAGAGAGGATGGGACTGTGAATGTGCTGAATGAGACCTGGACTGATGGGAAAAGAGGGTACATAGAGGGCAGTGCATACAAGGCTGATCCCAACAGTGATGAGGCTAAGCTCAAAGTTAAATTCTATGTCCCTCCATTCCTGCCCATCATCCCTGTGGTTGGGGACTACTGGGTTTTGTACCTTGATGATGATTATCAGTATGCCTTGATTGGCCAGCCTAGCAGGAAGTATCTTTGG atattatGCAGGCAAACCCACCTAGATGAAGAGATTTATAATCAGCTAGTTCAGAAGGCCATAGATGAGGGCTATGATGTTAGCAAGCTCCACAAGACACCACAGAGTGATCCTCCACCATCGGAAGAGGAAGGCCCTAAGGACACCAAAGGCTTTTGGTATTTTAAATCCCTTCTGGGAAAATAG